A single genomic interval of Arthrobacter methylotrophus harbors:
- the purH gene encoding bifunctional phosphoribosylaminoimidazolecarboxamide formyltransferase/IMP cyclohydrolase codes for MSLTQLDRVPIRRALISVYDKTGLEELAKGLHAAGVAIVSTGSTAKRIAAAGIPVKEVEEVTGSPEMLDGRVKTLHPRVHGGILADRRVPAHMETLARMDIEPFDLVVVNLYPFVETVRSGAAQDDVVEQIDIGGPAMVRSAAKNHAAVAIVVDPTYYGAVVEAAAAGGFDLKTRRRLAAKAFAHTATYDTAVATWTASQFLDEDGDGIIDWPAYAGLALERSEVLRYGENPHQQAALYVDKAAPAGIAQADQLHGKAMSYNNFVDADAALRAAFDFSEPAVAIIKHANPCGVAVGSADAEDPIADAHAKAHACDPVSAFGGVIAANSIVTAGMARTVAGIFTEVVIAPGFEPEAVDILSKKKNIRLLALPDGYGRYPTEIRQVSGGVLVQQADKVDADGDNPANWTLAAGEAADDATLADLAFAWTACRAAKSNAILLADNGAAVGIGMGQVNRLDSCKLAVERANTLGVQMESNVAVGGDAPGGASNASATGAPERARGAVAASDAFFPFADGLQILIDAGVRAVVQPGGSVRDEEVIAAANAAGITMYFTGARHFFH; via the coding sequence GTGAGCTTGACGCAGCTTGACCGTGTTCCCATCCGCCGTGCACTGATCTCGGTTTACGACAAGACGGGGCTGGAGGAGCTCGCGAAGGGCCTGCACGCAGCAGGAGTCGCCATCGTCTCCACCGGCTCCACCGCAAAGAGGATCGCCGCCGCCGGTATTCCGGTCAAGGAAGTCGAAGAAGTCACCGGTTCCCCGGAGATGCTCGACGGCCGCGTGAAGACCCTGCACCCGCGCGTTCACGGCGGCATCCTGGCCGATCGTCGGGTTCCCGCCCACATGGAAACGCTCGCCCGCATGGACATCGAACCGTTCGACCTGGTGGTGGTGAACCTTTACCCGTTCGTGGAGACTGTCCGCTCCGGCGCAGCCCAGGACGACGTCGTCGAACAGATCGACATCGGGGGCCCCGCCATGGTGCGTTCGGCCGCGAAGAACCACGCCGCCGTCGCGATCGTGGTTGACCCCACCTACTACGGCGCCGTAGTGGAAGCCGCCGCTGCCGGAGGTTTCGACCTGAAGACCCGCCGCCGCCTCGCAGCAAAGGCCTTCGCCCACACCGCAACGTATGACACCGCCGTTGCCACCTGGACCGCCAGCCAGTTCCTCGACGAGGACGGCGACGGCATCATCGACTGGCCCGCCTATGCGGGCTTGGCCTTGGAACGCTCCGAAGTGCTGCGGTACGGCGAGAACCCACACCAGCAGGCGGCCCTCTACGTGGACAAGGCCGCGCCCGCCGGTATCGCCCAGGCAGACCAGCTGCACGGCAAGGCCATGAGCTATAACAACTTCGTCGACGCCGATGCCGCCTTGCGCGCAGCCTTCGATTTCTCCGAGCCGGCTGTTGCCATCATCAAGCACGCCAATCCGTGCGGCGTGGCCGTTGGCTCCGCGGATGCCGAGGACCCCATTGCCGACGCCCACGCCAAGGCCCACGCTTGCGATCCCGTGTCCGCCTTCGGCGGCGTCATCGCGGCCAACAGCATTGTGACAGCGGGCATGGCACGCACCGTGGCCGGGATCTTCACCGAGGTTGTCATCGCCCCGGGCTTCGAGCCGGAAGCGGTTGACATCCTGTCCAAGAAGAAGAACATCCGCCTGCTGGCGCTGCCGGACGGCTACGGCCGCTACCCGACGGAGATCCGCCAGGTCTCGGGCGGCGTCCTTGTCCAGCAAGCCGACAAGGTGGACGCCGACGGCGACAACCCCGCCAACTGGACCCTCGCCGCGGGCGAAGCCGCCGACGACGCCACGCTGGCCGACCTCGCGTTCGCTTGGACCGCTTGCCGCGCCGCCAAGTCCAACGCAATCCTCCTTGCCGACAACGGCGCCGCAGTGGGTATCGGCATGGGCCAGGTCAACCGTCTGGACTCCTGCAAACTGGCCGTCGAGCGTGCCAACACTCTGGGCGTTCAGATGGAGTCCAACGTCGCTGTTGGCGGCGATGCCCCTGGCGGTGCCTCCAACGCCTCCGCGACTGGCGCACCCGAGCGGGCCCGCGGGGCCGTGGCTGCTTCCGATGCGTTCTTCCCGTTCGCCGATGGCTTGCAGATCCTGATCGATGCCGGTGTCCGCGCCGTCGTCCAGCCAGGTGGCTCCGTCCGTGATGAGGAAGTGATTGCCGCGGCCAATGCTGCAGGCATCACGATGTACTTCACAGGTGCGCGGCACTTCTTCCACTAA
- a CDS encoding N-acetylglucosamine kinase, which translates to MGSEDVILVADVGKSRCRVELRQGDKVLGSADQHGFPGLGMDHGARFAFELLADTAAMLPAGVPSDSLWGIGAAVAGVEASAENSRELAALLSKRFRVPAAVLSDATAAHLGALQGAPGTVLIVGTGAVAFRFDDAGNLHRADGWGPLLGDRESGRWIGQQGLQAALQAHDGGPATSLLASAAALAGSPGHLPAWLAESDNPARTMARFTPEVLHAAEAGDAVARSLLDEACRLLVNTVTLASDDSKRVALLGGVVKSEFFAGLLHNALASAGIEVVAPLGDGMDGAALAANRRGLLQERYIHRDGTV; encoded by the coding sequence ATGGGTTCCGAGGATGTGATTTTGGTGGCCGACGTCGGCAAGAGCCGGTGCCGGGTTGAACTCAGGCAGGGCGATAAAGTCTTGGGTTCGGCGGACCAGCATGGTTTCCCCGGCTTGGGGATGGATCACGGAGCCCGGTTCGCATTCGAGCTGCTCGCGGACACCGCCGCCATGCTGCCGGCCGGGGTCCCGAGCGATTCCTTGTGGGGAATCGGCGCCGCCGTAGCCGGGGTTGAGGCCTCCGCGGAGAACTCCCGTGAGCTCGCGGCCCTGCTTTCCAAACGTTTCCGGGTGCCCGCTGCAGTCCTCTCGGATGCCACAGCCGCCCACCTTGGCGCCCTCCAGGGCGCACCGGGAACCGTGCTGATTGTGGGTACTGGCGCCGTAGCCTTCCGCTTTGACGACGCCGGTAACCTCCACCGTGCCGACGGTTGGGGGCCGCTGCTGGGTGATCGCGAAAGCGGTCGCTGGATCGGCCAGCAAGGACTTCAGGCCGCATTGCAAGCGCACGACGGCGGCCCGGCAACTTCGCTGCTCGCCTCCGCCGCCGCGTTGGCTGGCTCGCCGGGTCACCTTCCGGCGTGGCTCGCCGAGTCCGACAACCCGGCCCGGACAATGGCGCGGTTCACGCCCGAGGTACTGCACGCGGCGGAGGCTGGAGACGCCGTCGCACGCTCCCTCCTGGACGAAGCGTGCAGGCTTCTCGTGAACACGGTGACCCTTGCCTCAGACGACTCGAAGCGGGTGGCGCTCCTTGGCGGGGTAGTGAAATCGGAGTTCTTTGCCGGGCTCTTGCACAACGCCCTCGCTTCGGCTGGGATTGAGGTGGTTGCGCCGCTCGGCGATGGGATGGACGGTGCCGCCCTCGCAGCGAACCGCCGCGGGCTCCTTCAGGAAAGGTATATTCACCGTGACGGAACAGTCTGA
- the murQ gene encoding N-acetylmuramic acid 6-phosphate etherase gives MTEQSDAAPPEDELKELRSELADLQTEAALPALGELDTMGTAELVSAMNEQNRGVPAAVERASGQIAAVVDAVAERLAHGGRLIYVGAGTAGRLGVLDASECPPTFGTPPGLVVGIIAGGTQAVQKPVEYAEDNATAGARDLHDISVTEADAVVGISASGRTPYVIGALEEARSRGAFTASLACNHDSPISKLADVAIDVVVGPEFIAGSTRLKAGTAQKLVLNMISTLAMVKLGKTYGNLMVDLRATNKKLLARSQRTVQHATGVDAETAIRALDSVGGSAKAAILVVLTGIDPGQAKSALDAAGGFLRRAIRDHG, from the coding sequence GTGACGGAACAGTCTGACGCAGCTCCCCCCGAAGACGAGCTCAAGGAACTCCGCTCCGAGCTCGCGGACCTCCAAACCGAAGCCGCATTGCCCGCGCTGGGTGAATTGGACACGATGGGAACGGCCGAGCTCGTCTCCGCCATGAACGAGCAGAACCGGGGAGTCCCGGCCGCCGTCGAACGCGCCAGCGGGCAGATCGCCGCGGTGGTCGACGCCGTAGCGGAACGCCTCGCGCACGGTGGGCGGCTGATCTATGTGGGCGCCGGAACGGCGGGGCGGCTCGGTGTCCTGGACGCGAGCGAATGCCCGCCCACCTTCGGCACTCCCCCGGGTCTCGTCGTCGGGATCATCGCCGGCGGCACCCAGGCCGTCCAGAAACCAGTGGAGTACGCCGAGGACAACGCCACGGCCGGAGCCCGGGACCTGCACGACATCAGCGTGACTGAGGCGGACGCCGTCGTCGGGATTTCGGCGTCGGGACGCACACCCTACGTGATCGGCGCGCTTGAGGAAGCCCGCAGCCGTGGGGCATTTACGGCATCGCTTGCCTGCAACCACGACTCCCCCATCAGCAAACTGGCGGACGTGGCGATCGACGTCGTGGTCGGTCCGGAGTTCATTGCCGGTTCCACGCGGCTCAAGGCGGGCACAGCCCAAAAGCTCGTCCTCAATATGATCAGCACGCTCGCCATGGTCAAGCTCGGCAAGACCTATGGAAACCTGATGGTAGATCTGCGCGCCACTAACAAGAAGCTCCTTGCGAGGTCCCAGCGGACCGTCCAACATGCCACGGGAGTGGATGCGGAGACAGCGATTCGCGCCCTGGATTCGGTGGGTGGTTCGGCGAAGGCGGCCATCCTGGTGGTGCTGACAGGTATCGATCCCGGGCAGGCGAAGAGTGCTTTGGACGCGGCCGGAGGCTTCCTGCGGAGGGCGATCCGGGACCACGGATAG
- the purN gene encoding phosphoribosylglycinamide formyltransferase, with amino-acid sequence MRIVVLVSGTGSNLQSVIDAVKAGELDVEIAAVGADRPGTYGVERSAEAGLDTFVVDFKDYADRADWNAALTTAVAAYHPDVVVSSGFMRIVSPEFIDAFGGKYLNTHPALLPAFPGAHGVRDAMAYGVKVTGCTVHWADAGVDTGPIIAQEAVAIAPEDTEDTLHERIKVVERRLLVRTLAELAARKHA; translated from the coding sequence ATGCGCATTGTTGTCCTCGTCTCCGGCACCGGTTCCAATCTCCAGTCAGTTATCGACGCCGTGAAAGCGGGCGAGCTGGACGTTGAGATCGCAGCCGTAGGTGCCGACAGGCCGGGCACTTACGGCGTGGAACGTTCCGCCGAGGCAGGGCTGGATACCTTCGTGGTGGACTTCAAGGACTATGCTGACCGGGCCGATTGGAACGCCGCGCTGACCACGGCTGTTGCCGCGTACCACCCGGACGTGGTGGTTTCCTCGGGGTTCATGCGGATTGTCAGCCCGGAATTCATCGATGCGTTCGGCGGCAAATATCTGAACACCCACCCGGCGCTGTTGCCGGCCTTTCCGGGGGCTCACGGAGTCCGCGATGCGATGGCCTATGGAGTGAAGGTCACGGGCTGCACTGTCCACTGGGCCGACGCCGGCGTGGACACCGGCCCTATCATCGCCCAGGAAGCTGTCGCGATCGCCCCGGAGGACACCGAGGACACCCTGCACGAACGCATCAAGGTAGTGGAACGCAGGCTCTTGGTCCGGACCCTCGCAGAGCTTGCGGCGCGAAAGCACGCCTGA
- a CDS encoding cell division protein PerM yields the protein MKLRADQTGNRGLPMPLWLQGALESVQAVIISALVVVLPLVGVWATDGFQDHSIDFLARLAGQTWLLVHGVPLQLATVNIGTAGLPGSGMLSLIPLGLTLVPFLLAWRAGRRLARASYTDQLWQAFFGALLVYGAFGAATGFICRTGDVVINIWFAALLPLIPFGLGMVVGARRESGSWSRLIGVDAVDWLARTSQHSRWAGSYFGSAIIAGFVATMGALTLAASLLAVDLVIHWTDIIAVYEGLKAGALGGGVLTIAQLGYLPNLAVFTLAWSSGAGFDLGIGSHAGPLGTAVGPLPAIPIFGALPTGQLDFGTAALALPVIAGLLAGWWFLRAGENHFDEWLSIKIRARWFTVTVSTLFLGALIGVVAGALAGVLAWLARGSAGIGRLTAIGPDPLWTASWIAAEVGIGVVIGYSVGPWLERRQKLREADLDAPAYDGDRG from the coding sequence ATGAAACTCCGCGCTGATCAGACTGGTAACCGTGGCCTGCCCATGCCTTTGTGGTTGCAGGGTGCCCTTGAGTCGGTCCAGGCCGTCATCATCTCGGCGCTCGTGGTGGTCCTGCCGCTCGTGGGTGTCTGGGCCACCGATGGCTTCCAGGACCACAGCATCGATTTCCTGGCACGCTTGGCTGGTCAAACCTGGCTGCTGGTCCATGGGGTCCCTCTTCAGCTTGCCACGGTCAACATAGGAACCGCGGGCCTCCCGGGCTCCGGCATGTTGTCGCTCATCCCCCTCGGGCTGACCCTGGTTCCCTTCCTCCTTGCATGGCGCGCCGGGCGCCGACTAGCCCGGGCATCCTACACAGACCAGCTCTGGCAGGCCTTCTTCGGGGCGTTGCTTGTCTACGGAGCATTTGGCGCGGCCACCGGATTCATCTGCCGCACCGGGGATGTTGTCATCAACATCTGGTTCGCTGCATTGCTGCCGCTCATCCCGTTCGGCCTCGGCATGGTGGTAGGTGCCCGGCGCGAGTCCGGCTCCTGGAGCAGGCTCATTGGCGTCGACGCCGTCGATTGGCTCGCACGCACCAGCCAACATTCCCGTTGGGCCGGGTCCTATTTCGGCTCCGCCATCATAGCCGGGTTCGTTGCGACCATGGGTGCCCTGACACTTGCAGCCTCGTTGCTTGCCGTCGATCTCGTCATCCATTGGACGGACATCATTGCCGTCTACGAAGGCCTGAAAGCCGGTGCCCTGGGCGGTGGCGTCCTGACGATCGCCCAGCTCGGCTACCTGCCCAACCTGGCGGTTTTCACCCTGGCTTGGTCCTCCGGCGCCGGGTTCGATCTTGGCATAGGCTCGCACGCCGGGCCGCTGGGTACCGCCGTCGGACCCCTTCCTGCCATTCCCATCTTCGGGGCGTTGCCCACCGGACAGCTTGACTTCGGCACCGCGGCACTTGCGCTTCCGGTGATCGCCGGCCTGTTGGCGGGCTGGTGGTTCCTGCGGGCGGGCGAGAACCATTTCGACGAATGGCTCTCCATCAAGATCAGGGCGCGATGGTTCACCGTTACTGTTTCCACACTGTTCCTGGGTGCGCTCATCGGCGTGGTTGCAGGTGCCCTGGCGGGCGTCCTGGCCTGGCTGGCGCGCGGTTCCGCTGGAATCGGACGCCTCACCGCGATCGGCCCCGACCCCCTGTGGACGGCAAGCTGGATCGCCGCGGAGGTGGGGATCGGCGTCGTGATCGGTTACTCGGTAGGGCCGTGGCTCGAGCGGCGGCAGAAGCTCCGCGAAGCGGACCTTGACGCTCCCGCGTACGACGGCGACCGCGGCTAA
- a CDS encoding DUF4383 domain-containing protein, whose protein sequence is MTTATPHAHGIHFGRTDVQNIGMGVGILMALVGLLGFIPGITMRYGELQFFGPNSHAMLLGVFQVSLLLNIVQLIIGGTSWAMSRSGGLGARNILMSFGALYIVLSVYGLSVGVDSAANFLSLNTLDNWTFTVLGILMIAAGWMFSRHLADDADDSK, encoded by the coding sequence ATGACTACCGCAACCCCACATGCGCACGGTATTCACTTCGGACGCACAGACGTCCAGAACATCGGCATGGGTGTGGGTATTCTGATGGCGCTGGTGGGCCTTCTCGGATTCATTCCGGGCATCACCATGCGGTACGGGGAATTGCAGTTCTTCGGACCAAATTCGCACGCAATGCTCCTGGGTGTGTTCCAGGTGTCGCTGCTGCTCAACATTGTGCAGCTGATCATTGGCGGAACCAGTTGGGCGATGTCCCGCTCGGGCGGTCTTGGCGCGCGCAATATCCTCATGAGTTTCGGCGCCTTGTACATCGTACTCAGTGTGTACGGATTGAGTGTCGGAGTCGATTCGGCGGCTAACTTCCTGTCGCTGAACACTCTCGACAACTGGACGTTCACGGTTCTGGGCATCCTGATGATCGCCGCAGGCTGGATGTTTTCACGGCATTTAGCTGACGACGCTGACGACTCAAAATAG
- a CDS encoding maleylpyruvate isomerase family mycothiol-dependent enzyme: MVARHDLTTDPGLQAQLLQARRGTAFFARKLNELTDAQLDGDSLLPGWSRRHIAAHIGYNARAIARLIEWAATGVETPMYPSVAVRDEEIEFGATLSPIALRNLFDHSAVHLSVEWRDLPDDAWHHTVRTVQGRDVPASETVWMRSREVWVHAVDLDNGATFADIPEPVLERLLKDITGAWHTRGTDKGLQVRVTDSDLTFGDPDAAVVITGPLPAVVQWATGRGTHGVGADGTAGQVPAAPKWI; the protein is encoded by the coding sequence ATGGTCGCCCGCCACGACCTCACCACCGATCCGGGCCTGCAGGCCCAACTCCTGCAGGCCCGGCGCGGGACCGCGTTCTTCGCCCGCAAGCTCAACGAACTCACCGACGCCCAGCTCGACGGCGACTCCCTGCTTCCCGGCTGGAGCCGCCGCCACATCGCCGCGCACATCGGCTACAACGCCCGTGCGATCGCCCGGCTGATCGAGTGGGCCGCCACCGGCGTCGAGACACCGATGTACCCCTCCGTCGCGGTGCGGGACGAGGAGATCGAGTTCGGCGCCACCCTTTCCCCCATCGCGCTGCGGAACCTCTTCGACCACTCCGCCGTGCACCTGAGCGTGGAATGGCGCGACTTGCCCGACGACGCCTGGCACCACACCGTCCGGACCGTCCAAGGCCGCGACGTCCCCGCCTCCGAAACGGTCTGGATGCGCTCACGCGAAGTCTGGGTCCACGCCGTGGACCTGGACAACGGGGCAACCTTTGCCGACATCCCGGAACCGGTACTGGAACGGCTCCTGAAAGACATCACCGGCGCCTGGCACACCCGCGGCACCGACAAAGGCCTGCAGGTCCGCGTGACGGACAGCGACCTCACGTTCGGGGACCCGGACGCCGCCGTCGTGATCACCGGGCCGCTCCCCGCCGTCGTGCAGTGGGCCACGGGGCGCGGCACCCACGGCGTGGGCGCTGACGGGACTGCTGGACAGGTGCCGGCCGCACCCAAGTGGATCTGA
- a CDS encoding fumarylacetoacetate hydrolase family protein, producing the protein MRLLTLRTTEGTTAVRQDGNTLTEIDGFSDVGALLQDPAWASIARAANGATHAYDGADLAAVVPAPGKIICVGHNYRNHIKEMGREIPEYPTLFAKYQESLIGPNDDLALPQESDAVDWEAELAVVIGKKGRRISEADAKDYIAGYSVLNDVSMRDYQFRTIQWLQGKTWEKSTPFGPALVTTDEFTAGPLMTSAVDGEVQQSTPTGDLVFTPEFLVSYISTIITLNPGDVIATGTPGGVGHAQDPKRYLQEGQLLVTTIEGLGQLNNRVVKEA; encoded by the coding sequence ATGAGACTCCTCACCCTCCGTACCACTGAAGGCACGACGGCGGTCCGTCAGGACGGGAACACCCTGACCGAGATCGACGGCTTCTCCGATGTCGGGGCCCTCCTGCAGGACCCCGCTTGGGCGTCCATCGCGCGGGCAGCCAACGGCGCAACCCACGCGTACGACGGCGCTGACCTCGCCGCCGTCGTGCCCGCACCGGGGAAGATCATCTGCGTCGGGCACAACTACCGCAACCACATCAAGGAAATGGGCCGGGAAATCCCCGAGTACCCCACCTTGTTCGCCAAATACCAGGAATCCCTGATCGGGCCCAACGACGACCTCGCGCTGCCGCAGGAGTCCGACGCGGTTGACTGGGAAGCCGAGCTCGCGGTGGTGATCGGCAAGAAGGGCCGGCGCATCAGCGAAGCCGACGCCAAGGACTACATCGCCGGGTACTCCGTGCTGAACGACGTGTCCATGCGCGACTACCAGTTCCGCACCATCCAGTGGCTCCAAGGCAAGACCTGGGAAAAGTCCACCCCCTTCGGCCCGGCCCTGGTCACCACGGACGAATTCACGGCAGGACCGCTCATGACCTCCGCCGTGGACGGTGAGGTCCAGCAGAGCACCCCCACCGGGGACCTCGTGTTCACCCCGGAATTCTTGGTCTCCTACATCTCCACGATCATCACCCTGAACCCCGGCGATGTCATTGCCACCGGCACCCCCGGCGGAGTGGGCCACGCCCAGGATCCCAAGCGGTACCTGCAGGAAGGCCAGCTCCTGGTCACCACCATCGAGGGCCTGGGCCAGCTGAACAACCGCGTGGTCAAGGAAGCCTGA
- a CDS encoding cupin domain-containing protein, with the protein MSISADNTTHESVAAAHAVPEPTPEEAAQLKQLYKDFDKENLIPLWTEIADLMPMVPSPKAVPHVWRWNDLYPLAARAGDLVPVGRGGERRAIALANPGLGGTPYATPTLWAAIQYLGGRETAPEHRHSQNAFRFVVEGEGVWTVVNGDPVRMSRGDFLLTPGWNFHGHHNDTDQPMAWIDGLDIPFVHYADAGFFEFGTERVTDEATPDISRSERLWAHPGLRPLSGLDDTTNSPIAAYRWKYTDAALREQLLLEDEGHPATVSQGHAAVRYTNPTTGGDVMPTIRAEFHRLRAGASTESLREVGSSVWQVFEGTGTVVLNGETKTLAKGDLFVVPSWTAWSLQAETSFDLFRFSDAPIFERLNFNRTYIEGRNK; encoded by the coding sequence GTGTCCATCAGCGCCGATAACACAACCCACGAGTCGGTTGCCGCCGCGCACGCGGTTCCGGAACCGACGCCCGAAGAGGCTGCCCAGCTCAAGCAGCTGTATAAGGATTTCGACAAAGAGAACCTGATCCCGCTCTGGACCGAGATCGCGGACTTGATGCCGATGGTTCCTTCCCCGAAAGCCGTGCCGCATGTGTGGCGCTGGAACGATCTGTACCCGCTGGCGGCCCGCGCCGGGGACCTGGTTCCCGTGGGCCGTGGCGGGGAACGGCGTGCCATCGCGTTGGCGAACCCGGGTCTGGGCGGCACTCCTTACGCGACCCCAACGCTGTGGGCTGCCATCCAGTACCTCGGCGGCCGGGAAACGGCCCCGGAGCACCGCCACTCGCAGAACGCCTTCCGCTTCGTGGTCGAGGGCGAAGGCGTGTGGACCGTGGTGAACGGGGACCCGGTACGGATGTCCCGCGGCGATTTCCTGCTCACGCCGGGTTGGAACTTCCATGGCCACCACAACGACACCGATCAGCCGATGGCCTGGATCGACGGCCTGGACATCCCGTTCGTGCACTACGCGGATGCCGGGTTCTTCGAGTTCGGCACCGAGCGCGTCACGGACGAGGCCACCCCGGACATCTCCCGTTCCGAGCGGCTCTGGGCGCACCCGGGCCTGCGCCCGCTCTCCGGGCTGGATGACACCACCAACTCACCCATCGCGGCATACCGCTGGAAGTACACCGACGCCGCCCTCCGCGAGCAATTGCTCCTTGAAGACGAAGGCCACCCAGCCACCGTCTCCCAGGGCCACGCCGCCGTGCGCTACACCAACCCGACCACGGGCGGGGACGTCATGCCCACCATCCGGGCCGAGTTCCACCGCCTGCGCGCCGGGGCCTCCACCGAGTCACTGCGCGAGGTCGGCTCAAGCGTCTGGCAGGTCTTCGAAGGAACCGGCACCGTGGTGCTGAACGGGGAGACCAAGACCCTGGCGAAGGGCGACCTGTTCGTGGTCCCGTCCTGGACCGCATGGTCGCTGCAGGCCGAAACTTCGTTTGACTTGTTCCGCTTCAGCGACGCCCCCATTTTCGAACGACTGAACTTCAACCGCACGTACATCGAAGGACGCAACAAATGA
- a CDS encoding IclR family transcriptional regulator, whose translation MQNLPARKKPAYSIEAVDNALQLLQLLRDGGSLRLKDAAAELEVAPSTAHRLLAMLVYRGFAVQDETRRYVPGPAMGVGPAGLSWTRLLRSLAQPHMELLSGRINETVNLMVRVGTKVRFLATVEGTNALRVGDRQGTVLPANKASGGKAILAELEPAMIEQLFRSQNAEIGGDMIPDAEYPAFLRELESIRSNGFAANFEGTEEGISALGMALHNRHGVAVGALSVATPVARFRRLFDGGLVGIMRETRRQLEIDIAANPAEPEP comes from the coding sequence GTGCAGAATCTTCCAGCTCGCAAGAAGCCGGCCTACTCCATTGAAGCGGTAGACAACGCCCTGCAACTCCTCCAGCTCTTGCGCGACGGCGGCAGCCTTCGGCTCAAGGACGCAGCCGCCGAACTGGAGGTCGCACCCTCCACCGCCCACAGGTTGCTGGCCATGTTGGTGTACCGGGGATTCGCGGTCCAGGACGAGACCCGGCGATACGTTCCCGGGCCGGCCATGGGAGTTGGTCCGGCCGGACTTAGCTGGACCCGGCTGCTGCGCTCGCTGGCACAACCCCACATGGAGCTCTTGAGCGGCAGGATCAACGAGACCGTCAACCTCATGGTTCGGGTCGGCACCAAGGTGAGGTTTCTGGCCACGGTGGAAGGCACCAATGCCTTGCGCGTGGGGGACAGGCAGGGAACCGTGTTGCCAGCAAACAAAGCATCTGGCGGCAAGGCAATTTTGGCTGAGCTGGAGCCCGCGATGATTGAGCAATTGTTCCGCAGCCAGAACGCGGAGATTGGCGGGGACATGATTCCGGACGCGGAGTATCCTGCTTTCCTCCGTGAGCTTGAGAGCATCCGCAGCAACGGATTTGCGGCGAATTTCGAAGGCACTGAGGAAGGGATCAGCGCCTTGGGCATGGCCCTCCACAACAGGCACGGGGTTGCAGTAGGCGCCTTGAGCGTAGCGACCCCCGTGGCTAGGTTCCGCCGGCTCTTCGACGGCGGCCTGGTGGGCATCATGCGGGAAACCCGGCGCCAATTGGAGATCGATATCGCTGCCAATCCGGCCGAACCCGAGCCGTAA